One window from the genome of Paenibacillus azoreducens encodes:
- a CDS encoding DUF1796 family putative cysteine peptidase: MRIADLKGTYDAIFSLGDLCLAAMQLEKFDLRPYAGPLDWMSTYNLADVNRLLRNRFAKFMDYENLVVEKQLSDKLYLVKETFYNFLSNHDFFTHNNFPPHLAAYPEIKAKYDRRVQRFMEKMASSRSILFIRTEGSFEHARELQEVLSDLVEHDFKILLINHAAVPSLVEADWPFEKVCSILMPNDEKWDGNDHLWAEIFNGIRLSEG; the protein is encoded by the coding sequence ATGCGAATCGCGGATCTAAAAGGAACGTACGATGCCATTTTCAGCCTGGGCGATTTATGCCTGGCTGCAATGCAGCTCGAAAAGTTTGACCTGCGACCTTATGCGGGTCCGCTTGATTGGATGTCTACTTACAATTTGGCTGACGTGAACCGGCTGCTCCGAAACCGTTTTGCCAAATTTATGGACTACGAGAACCTGGTTGTTGAAAAACAGCTCAGCGACAAGCTCTATTTGGTAAAGGAAACCTTTTATAATTTTCTGTCCAACCACGACTTTTTCACCCACAACAATTTTCCGCCCCATCTTGCAGCATACCCGGAAATCAAAGCAAAATATGACCGCCGGGTACAGCGCTTTATGGAGAAAATGGCGTCCAGCCGCAGCATTCTGTTTATCCGGACTGAAGGATCATTCGAACATGCGCGGGAGCTTCAGGAGGTTCTCTCTGACCTTGTGGAGCATGATTTCAAAATCCTGCTGATCAATCATGCCGCCGTTCCATCATTGGTCGAGGCCGATTGGCCGTTTGAAAAAGTTTGTTCGATTCTGATGCCGAACGATGAAA